A stretch of the Bacillus anthracis str. Vollum genome encodes the following:
- the clpC gene encoding ATP-dependent protease ATP-binding subunit ClpC — MMFGRFTERAQKVLALSQEEAIRIGHNNIGTEHILLGLVREGEGIAAKALIALGLSPEKVQKEVEALIGRGTEASQTVHYTPRAKKVIELSMDEARKLGHSYVGTEHILLGLIREGEGVAARVLNNLGVSLNKARQQVLQLLGSNEASSGHQGGSSTNANTPTLDSLARDLTVVARENRLDPVIGRGKEIQRVIEVLSRRTKNNPVLIGEPGVGKTAIAEGLAQQIVNNEVPETLRDKRVMTLDMGTVVAGTKYRGEFEDRLKKVMDEIRQAGNIILFIDELHTLIGAGGAEGAIDASNILKPSLARGELQCIGATTLDEYRKYIEKDAALERRFQPIHVDEPSLDESTQILKGLRDRYEAHHRVSITDDAIDAAVKLSDRYITDRFLPDKAIDLIDEAASKVRLRSYTTPPNLKELEVKLEEIRKEKDAAVQSQEFEKAASLRDMEQRLREKLEDTKRQWKEQQGKENSEVTVEDIANVVSTWTRIPVSKLAQTETDKLLNLESILHDRVIGQDEAVVAVAKAVRRARAGLKDPKRPIGSFIFLGPTGVGKTELARALAESMFGDEDAMIRIDMSEYMEKHSTSRLVGSPPGYVGYEEGGQLTEKVRRKPYSVVLLDEVEKAHPDVFNILLQVLEDGRLTDSKGRTVDFRNTIVIMTSNVGAEALKRNKHLGFNVQDESRDYSDMKGKVMDELKKAFRPEFLNRIDEIIVFHMLEKKHIQEIVTLMVNQLVNRLKEQEIELHLTEGAISAIADKGFDREYGARPLRRAIQKHVEDRLSEELLKGAIEKGQKVIFDVEGESFVIHSAEKVK, encoded by the coding sequence ATGATGTTTGGAAGATTTACAGAAAGAGCACAGAAAGTATTAGCTTTATCTCAAGAGGAAGCAATTCGTATTGGGCATAACAATATTGGAACAGAACATATTTTACTTGGGCTTGTACGCGAAGGTGAAGGAATTGCAGCAAAAGCGTTGATTGCTCTTGGATTAAGTCCAGAGAAGGTTCAAAAAGAAGTAGAAGCGTTAATCGGACGTGGAACAGAAGCTTCTCAAACTGTACATTATACACCGCGTGCTAAAAAGGTTATTGAGCTGTCTATGGATGAAGCTCGTAAATTAGGTCATTCTTACGTTGGAACAGAACATATTTTACTTGGTTTAATCCGCGAAGGTGAAGGGGTAGCGGCACGCGTTTTAAATAACTTAGGTGTTAGCCTAAATAAGGCAAGACAACAAGTATTGCAACTTCTTGGAAGTAATGAAGCAAGTTCAGGTCACCAAGGTGGTTCTTCAACAAATGCAAATACACCAACACTTGATAGCTTAGCGCGTGATTTAACAGTTGTTGCACGTGAAAATCGTTTAGACCCTGTTATTGGACGTGGTAAAGAAATTCAACGTGTAATTGAAGTTTTAAGCCGTAGAACAAAAAACAATCCTGTATTAATCGGGGAGCCTGGTGTAGGTAAAACGGCAATTGCGGAAGGATTAGCACAACAAATCGTAAATAATGAAGTTCCTGAAACCTTACGAGATAAGCGTGTTATGACACTAGATATGGGTACAGTGGTAGCTGGAACGAAATACCGTGGTGAATTTGAAGACCGTTTGAAGAAAGTAATGGATGAAATTCGCCAAGCGGGAAATATCATTCTATTTATTGATGAACTTCATACATTAATCGGTGCAGGTGGAGCAGAAGGTGCTATTGACGCATCGAATATTTTAAAACCATCTTTAGCTCGTGGGGAATTACAATGTATCGGGGCGACAACGTTAGATGAATATCGCAAATATATTGAAAAAGACGCAGCTTTAGAGAGACGTTTCCAACCAATTCACGTTGATGAGCCAAGTTTAGATGAATCAACTCAAATTTTGAAAGGTTTACGCGATCGTTATGAGGCACATCACCGCGTATCTATTACAGATGATGCAATTGATGCAGCTGTAAAGCTTTCAGATCGTTATATTACAGATCGTTTCTTACCAGATAAAGCAATTGATTTAATTGATGAAGCTGCTTCAAAGGTTCGCTTACGCTCTTATACAACACCACCAAATCTAAAAGAGCTTGAAGTGAAGCTTGAGGAAATTAGAAAAGAAAAAGATGCAGCTGTACAAAGTCAAGAGTTTGAAAAAGCTGCTTCCTTACGTGATATGGAACAACGTTTACGCGAGAAGTTAGAAGATACGAAGCGTCAATGGAAAGAACAACAAGGAAAAGAAAACTCAGAAGTGACAGTAGAAGATATTGCAAATGTTGTTTCTACATGGACTCGTATCCCGGTTTCTAAACTTGCACAAACAGAGACTGATAAATTATTAAACTTAGAATCCATCCTTCACGATCGTGTTATTGGTCAAGATGAAGCGGTAGTAGCTGTAGCGAAAGCTGTTCGCCGTGCTAGAGCAGGATTGAAAGATCCGAAACGTCCAATTGGGTCATTTATTTTCTTAGGGCCAACAGGTGTAGGTAAAACGGAGCTAGCAAGAGCGTTAGCAGAATCTATGTTCGGTGATGAAGATGCAATGATTCGCATCGATATGTCTGAGTACATGGAGAAGCATTCTACTTCTCGTTTAGTTGGGTCTCCTCCAGGGTATGTTGGATATGAAGAAGGTGGACAATTAACAGAAAAGGTTCGCCGTAAGCCATATTCAGTTGTCCTATTAGACGAAGTAGAGAAAGCTCATCCTGATGTGTTTAACATTTTACTACAAGTATTAGAAGATGGTCGCTTAACAGATTCGAAAGGGCGTACGGTTGATTTCCGCAATACAATTGTTATTATGACATCTAACGTTGGTGCAGAGGCGTTAAAACGTAATAAGCATCTTGGATTTAACGTACAAGATGAGAGCCGCGATTATTCGGATATGAAAGGTAAAGTAATGGATGAGCTGAAAAAAGCCTTCCGTCCAGAATTCTTAAACCGTATTGATGAAATTATCGTGTTCCATATGCTTGAGAAAAAACATATTCAAGAGATTGTAACACTTATGGTAAATCAGTTAGTAAATCGCTTAAAAGAGCAAGAAATTGAATTGCATTTAACAGAAGGAGCAATTTCGGCTATTGCTGATAAAGGGTTTGACCGAGAGTACGGTGCTCGCCCGCTTCGTAGAGCGATTCAGAAACATGTAGAAGATAGACTATCCGAAGAACTGTTAAAAGGTGCTATTGAGAAAGGGCAGAAAGTTATCTTTGATGTTGAAGGAGAATCATTTGTCATTCATAGTGCCGAAAAGGTAAAATAA
- the radA gene encoding DNA repair protein RadA, whose translation MAKKKTKFTCQECGYQSPKYMGKCPGCGQWNTLVEEMEPVVSSRRLNYANAIQTEVTKPRRLTEVETKSEARIETKFQEFNRVLGGGIVDGSLVLIGGDPGIGKSTLLLQISSQLADSSYDVLYISGEESAKQIKLRADRLHVNGSNLFVVSETDLQRIATHIEEMNPAFVVIDSIQTIHLPEVTSAPGSVAQVRECTAELMKLAKTKGIPIFIVGHVTKEGAIAGPRMLEHMVDAVLYFEGDRHHTYRILRAVKNRFGSTNEMGIFEMKELGLAEVLNPSEIFLEERPVGVAGSTVVASMEGTRPVLVEIQALISPTSFGNPRRMATGIDHNRVSLIMAVLEKRTGLLLQNQDAYLKVAGGLKLDEPAIDLAVALSIASSFRDKSTAPTDAVIGEVGLTGEIRRVSRIEQRVQEAAKLGFQRAIIPRKNLGGWTIPDGIEVVGVSNLGEALRLTLGG comes from the coding sequence ATGGCTAAAAAGAAAACAAAATTCACATGTCAAGAGTGTGGTTATCAGTCACCAAAATATATGGGGAAATGTCCTGGATGTGGTCAATGGAATACGCTTGTTGAAGAGATGGAACCGGTTGTATCATCAAGACGCCTTAATTATGCCAATGCAATTCAAACAGAAGTAACAAAACCAAGGCGCCTAACAGAAGTGGAAACAAAGTCTGAGGCGCGTATTGAAACAAAATTCCAAGAATTTAACCGTGTACTTGGTGGTGGGATTGTAGATGGATCCTTAGTACTTATTGGTGGAGACCCCGGGATTGGAAAATCAACGTTACTATTACAAATATCATCGCAATTAGCGGATTCTTCATATGATGTACTATATATATCGGGTGAGGAATCAGCAAAACAGATTAAACTGCGTGCCGATCGTCTACATGTAAATGGTAGTAATCTATTTGTTGTATCAGAGACGGATTTACAGCGAATTGCAACACACATTGAAGAGATGAACCCAGCCTTTGTTGTTATTGACTCTATTCAAACAATACATTTACCTGAGGTAACATCAGCGCCGGGGAGTGTGGCACAAGTTCGTGAATGTACAGCGGAATTAATGAAACTTGCAAAAACGAAAGGAATCCCTATTTTTATCGTTGGACATGTGACAAAAGAGGGAGCAATTGCAGGACCTCGTATGTTAGAACATATGGTCGATGCAGTTCTTTATTTTGAAGGAGACCGTCATCATACATACCGTATTTTGCGAGCAGTAAAGAATCGCTTTGGTTCTACGAATGAAATGGGTATTTTTGAAATGAAAGAACTTGGTCTTGCAGAAGTATTAAACCCTTCTGAGATTTTCCTTGAGGAAAGACCAGTGGGGGTTGCGGGATCAACAGTGGTTGCTTCAATGGAAGGAACAAGACCAGTTTTAGTAGAAATACAAGCATTAATCTCTCCTACTAGTTTTGGAAACCCTCGAAGAATGGCAACGGGAATTGATCATAACCGTGTATCGCTTATTATGGCGGTGTTAGAAAAAAGAACAGGCTTATTATTGCAAAATCAGGACGCATATTTAAAAGTAGCAGGTGGTTTGAAGTTAGATGAACCAGCTATTGATTTAGCTGTCGCTTTAAGTATAGCTTCAAGTTTCAGAGATAAATCTACAGCACCAACCGATGCAGTAATAGGAGAAGTAGGATTAACTGGAGAAATAAGAAGAGTATCAAGAATTGAACAACGTGTACAAGAAGCAGCTAAATTAGGATTTCAACGTGCTATTATTCCTAGAAAAAATTTGGGAGGATGGACAATTCCGGATGGGATTGAGGTAGTCGGTGTATCTAATTTAGGAGAAGCGCTTCGTTTGACATTAGGAGGCTAG
- the disA gene encoding DNA integrity scanning diadenylate cyclase DisA, translated as MEENKQRVKSMINILQLVAPGTPLREGIDNVLRAQTGGLIVLGYNEQIKSIVDGGFHINCAFSPASLYELAKMDGALILNETGSKILIANAQLVPESSIDSIETGMRHRTAERVAKQTGSLVVAISQRRNVITLYQGNLRYTLKDIGVILTKANQAIQTLEKYKAVWNDGITNLGILEFEEVVTMSEVVHVLHSVEMVLRIKNEILSYIHELGTEGRLIRLQLTELLADLEAEAALLIKDYYQEKTQDHHQILKKLQELANTQLLEDSDLVKLLGYPGQTSLEESVTPRGYRITSKISRVPPLIIENLINRFKTLQGVCRATINELDDVEGIGEVRAKKIREGLKRIQEHLYMSRHN; from the coding sequence ATGGAAGAAAACAAGCAACGTGTCAAAAGTATGATTAATATTTTACAACTTGTGGCCCCGGGAACACCACTGCGCGAAGGGATAGATAATGTACTTCGTGCACAAACAGGAGGATTAATTGTTCTTGGATATAATGAGCAGATTAAAAGTATTGTTGATGGAGGTTTTCATATTAATTGTGCATTCTCCCCGGCTAGTTTATACGAATTAGCAAAAATGGATGGGGCACTTATTTTAAATGAAACTGGAAGTAAAATTTTGATTGCGAATGCACAGTTAGTTCCAGAGTCATCTATCGACTCTATCGAGACAGGTATGCGCCACCGAACGGCGGAGCGTGTAGCAAAGCAGACAGGCAGCCTTGTTGTGGCTATTTCACAAAGGCGTAACGTAATTACGCTATATCAAGGTAATTTACGTTATACACTAAAAGATATAGGTGTTATTTTAACAAAGGCAAACCAAGCTATCCAAACGTTAGAAAAATATAAGGCTGTATGGAACGATGGGATTACGAATTTGGGCATTCTAGAATTTGAAGAGGTTGTTACAATGTCCGAGGTCGTTCATGTTTTACATAGTGTTGAAATGGTATTACGTATTAAAAATGAAATATTGAGCTATATTCATGAATTGGGAACAGAAGGTAGGTTAATTCGTTTACAACTTACGGAACTACTAGCCGATTTAGAAGCAGAAGCGGCGCTATTAATTAAAGATTACTATCAAGAAAAAACACAAGATCATCATCAAATTTTGAAAAAGTTACAAGAACTTGCGAATACACAACTTCTAGAGGATAGTGATTTAGTTAAATTGCTTGGATACCCGGGACAAACGAGTTTAGAAGAAAGTGTGACGCCGAGAGGATACCGAATCACAAGCAAAATTTCGCGTGTTCCACCACTTATCATTGAAAATTTAATTAATCGATTTAAAACTTTGCAAGGCGTTTGTCGTGCAACGATTAATGAATTAGATGATGTGGAAGGAATTGGGGAAGTCAGGGCGAAGAAAATACGAGAAGGCCTAAAAAGAATTCAAGAGCATCTCTATATGAGTAGACACAATTAA
- a CDS encoding PIN/TRAM domain-containing protein, producing MLKRIVQLFFLVIGGALGIYLIPKVINVLDIGAVPLLEGSYVRAIIGAIILFLTTFWLVDYIVQLIKHIEEALVKAPVADVLFGTLGLISGLIVAYLILIPIREFTIPVISTVLQVFFTLLLGYLGFQVGFKKRNELLGLFTLPQRGKKKNNNSENEEPENEVEESLAHWKILDTSVIIDGRIADICQTKFLEGTIVIPQFVLEELQHIADSSDALKRNRGRRGLDILNRIQKEMPIPVEIYEGDFDDIQEVDSKLVKLAKITGGTVVTNDFNLNKVSELQGVTVLNINDLANAIKPVVLPGEELSVYVVKDGKEQNQGVAYLDDGTMIVVEDGREYVGSQLDVLVTSVLQTSAGRMIFAKRKLLEKAL from the coding sequence ATGTTAAAACGGATTGTACAGCTCTTCTTTTTAGTAATCGGAGGAGCGTTAGGGATTTACTTAATCCCAAAAGTTATTAACGTATTAGACATCGGTGCCGTTCCTTTGTTGGAAGGATCGTATGTTCGTGCAATTATTGGTGCAATTATTTTATTTTTAACAACATTTTGGCTTGTAGATTATATTGTTCAACTTATTAAGCATATTGAAGAGGCTCTTGTAAAAGCGCCTGTAGCAGATGTTTTATTTGGTACATTAGGTTTAATCTCTGGGCTTATTGTTGCGTATTTAATTTTAATACCAATTCGTGAATTTACAATTCCAGTTATTAGTACAGTGTTGCAAGTGTTCTTTACTCTTTTACTAGGATATTTAGGATTCCAAGTAGGGTTTAAAAAGAGGAATGAATTGCTAGGGTTATTTACATTACCACAACGTGGGAAGAAGAAAAATAATAATAGCGAGAATGAAGAACCAGAAAATGAGGTAGAAGAATCTTTAGCACATTGGAAAATTCTCGATACAAGTGTAATTATCGATGGACGTATTGCTGATATTTGCCAAACAAAGTTTTTAGAAGGAACAATTGTCATTCCACAATTCGTGTTAGAAGAACTTCAGCACATTGCCGATTCTTCTGATGCTTTAAAACGTAATCGTGGTCGTAGAGGATTAGACATTTTAAATCGTATTCAAAAAGAGATGCCGATTCCGGTAGAAATTTATGAAGGTGATTTTGATGATATTCAGGAAGTGGATAGCAAACTTGTAAAGTTGGCGAAAATCACTGGTGGAACGGTAGTAACGAATGATTTCAACTTAAACAAAGTCTCTGAATTACAAGGGGTAACAGTGTTAAACATTAACGATTTAGCTAATGCAATTAAACCTGTTGTGCTCCCAGGTGAAGAATTAAGTGTTTATGTTGTAAAGGATGGAAAAGAACAAAATCAAGGTGTGGCATATTTAGATGACGGCACGATGATTGTAGTAGAAGATGGTAGAGAATATGTAGGCTCACAACTTGATGTACTCGTTACGAGTGTGTTACAAACATCGGCGGGGCGCATGATTTTTGCCAAACGTAAATTATTAGAAAAAGCATTGTAA
- the ispD gene encoding 2-C-methyl-D-erythritol 4-phosphate cytidylyltransferase has product MYTLIIPAAGQGKRMGAGKNKLFLLINEVPIIVHTLRAFEKDKACKNIIMAINEEERPYFEELMQKYPVEKPVQFIQGGAERQDSVYNAIQHTTDVEYVLVHDGARPFVTNKVIQDVLTAAEKYGASICAVPVKDTVKKVEQGVVVETVERSQLKAVQTPQGFSVSLLLEAHRSAKQSCFLGTDDASLVERIGKQVGVVEGSYYNIKVTTPEDLLIAESFLHVQKK; this is encoded by the coding sequence ATGTATACATTAATTATTCCAGCAGCTGGTCAGGGAAAGCGGATGGGTGCTGGCAAAAATAAGTTGTTCTTACTTATTAATGAAGTACCGATTATTGTGCATACGTTACGTGCTTTTGAAAAGGATAAAGCATGTAAAAATATTATTATGGCAATTAACGAAGAAGAGCGTCCATATTTTGAAGAGTTAATGCAGAAGTATCCGGTTGAAAAGCCAGTACAATTTATTCAAGGTGGAGCTGAAAGACAAGATAGTGTATATAATGCGATTCAGCATACGACTGATGTTGAGTATGTTCTTGTACATGACGGTGCGCGCCCGTTCGTAACGAATAAAGTAATCCAAGATGTATTAACTGCAGCAGAAAAATATGGAGCTTCCATTTGTGCGGTGCCAGTGAAAGATACTGTTAAGAAAGTAGAGCAGGGTGTTGTTGTCGAAACGGTAGAAAGATCGCAACTTAAAGCTGTACAAACACCGCAAGGGTTCTCTGTTTCGCTTTTGTTAGAAGCTCATAGAAGTGCGAAGCAGAGTTGTTTCCTTGGTACAGATGATGCAAGTCTCGTAGAACGTATCGGGAAGCAAGTAGGTGTAGTAGAGGGGAGTTACTATAATATTAAAGTGACGACCCCAGAGGATTTACTAATTGCTGAAAGTTTTCTTCACGTTCAAAAGAAATGA
- the ispF gene encoding 2-C-methyl-D-erythritol 2,4-cyclodiphosphate synthase: protein MFRIGQGFDVHEFAEGRPLIIGGITIPHEKGLIGHSDADVLLHTIADACLGAIAAGDIGKHFPDTDPAFKDADSAVLLQKVWEFVREQGYELGNLDCTIIAQKPKMAPHIESMRKRISELLETSIDNINVKATTTEKLGFTGREEGIASQAVVLLQKK from the coding sequence ATGTTTCGAATTGGACAAGGTTTTGATGTGCATGAATTCGCGGAAGGTAGACCGTTAATTATTGGTGGAATTACAATTCCACATGAGAAAGGATTAATCGGTCACTCTGATGCAGACGTATTATTACATACAATCGCGGATGCGTGTTTAGGTGCAATTGCAGCAGGAGATATCGGGAAACATTTCCCTGATACAGACCCCGCCTTTAAAGATGCTGATTCAGCTGTATTGTTGCAAAAGGTTTGGGAGTTTGTGCGTGAACAAGGTTATGAATTAGGGAATTTAGATTGTACAATTATTGCTCAAAAGCCAAAAATGGCACCACATATTGAAAGTATGCGCAAACGCATTAGTGAGCTATTAGAAACGTCTATCGATAATATCAATGTAAAGGCAACAACAACAGAAAAATTAGGGTTTACAGGTAGAGAAGAAGGAATTGCTTCTCAAGCAGTTGTTTTATTACAGAAAAAATAA
- the gltX gene encoding glutamate--tRNA ligase produces the protein MEKQVRVRYAPSPTGHLHIGNARTALFNYLFARHQDGKFIIRIEDTDVKRNVAGGEESQLKYLKWLGMDWDEGVDVGGEFGPYRQTERLDIYKKLYEDLLERGLAYKCYMTEEELEAEREGQIARGETPRYAGNHRDLTEAQVKEFEAEGRIPSIRFRVPADRDYTFKDIVKDEVAFHSNDFGDFVIVKKDGIPTYNFAVAVDDHLMEITHVLRGDDHISNTPKQMMIYEAFGWDIPQFGHMTLIVNESRKKLSKRDESIIQFIEQYKELGYLPEAIFNFIALLGWSPVGEEEIFSQEEFIKMFDAARLSKSPALFDSQKLKWMNNQYMKKQDLDTVVELSLPHLVKAGRIGETLSEQEQAWIRDVIALYHEQMSFGAEIVELSEMFFKDHVDYEEEGQEVLKGEQVPEVLRAFAGQVEALEAMEPAAIKAAIKAVQKETGHKGKNLFMPIRVATTGQTHGPELPNAIALLGKEKVLNRLQKVIG, from the coding sequence ATGGAAAAGCAAGTGAGAGTGCGCTATGCGCCAAGTCCAACAGGACACTTACATATCGGAAATGCGCGTACGGCATTATTTAATTATTTATTTGCTCGTCATCAAGATGGTAAGTTTATTATTCGTATTGAAGATACTGATGTAAAACGTAATGTTGCTGGTGGAGAAGAAAGCCAATTAAAATACTTGAAATGGCTCGGTATGGACTGGGATGAAGGTGTTGATGTTGGTGGTGAATTTGGACCATATCGTCAAACAGAGCGTTTAGATATTTATAAAAAGTTATATGAAGATTTATTAGAGCGTGGTTTAGCTTACAAATGTTATATGACAGAAGAAGAGCTAGAGGCAGAACGCGAAGGGCAAATTGCTCGTGGTGAAACACCTCGTTACGCAGGCAACCACCGTGATTTAACTGAAGCGCAAGTGAAAGAATTTGAAGCTGAGGGACGTATTCCAAGTATTCGTTTCCGCGTACCAGCTGACCGTGATTACACATTTAAAGATATTGTAAAAGATGAAGTTGCATTCCATTCAAATGATTTCGGTGATTTTGTTATCGTGAAAAAAGATGGGATTCCAACTTATAACTTTGCAGTAGCAGTAGATGATCACTTAATGGAAATTACACACGTACTTCGTGGTGATGACCATATTTCAAACACGCCAAAACAAATGATGATTTATGAAGCTTTCGGTTGGGATATTCCGCAATTCGGTCATATGACTTTAATTGTAAATGAAAGCCGTAAAAAATTAAGTAAGCGTGATGAATCTATTATTCAATTTATTGAGCAATATAAAGAGCTTGGATATCTTCCAGAAGCAATCTTTAACTTTATTGCACTACTAGGTTGGTCGCCAGTAGGAGAAGAAGAAATCTTCTCTCAAGAAGAGTTTATCAAAATGTTTGATGCAGCTCGTTTATCAAAATCACCTGCATTATTTGATTCTCAAAAACTAAAATGGATGAACAACCAATATATGAAAAAGCAAGATTTAGATACGGTGGTAGAATTAAGCTTACCGCATTTAGTGAAGGCTGGACGTATAGGTGAAACTTTAAGTGAACAAGAACAAGCTTGGATTCGTGATGTAATTGCGTTATATCATGAACAAATGAGCTTTGGAGCTGAAATTGTAGAGCTTTCTGAAATGTTCTTCAAAGATCACGTTGATTATGAAGAAGAAGGACAAGAAGTATTAAAAGGTGAACAAGTACCAGAAGTACTTCGTGCATTTGCTGGTCAAGTAGAAGCACTAGAAGCTATGGAACCGGCAGCAATTAAGGCGGCTATTAAAGCGGTTCAAAAGGAAACAGGTCATAAAGGTAAAAACTTATTTATGCCAATCCGTGTTGCAACTACTGGTCAAACACATGGCCCAGAGCTTCCTAATGCTATTGCACTTCTTGGAAAAGAAAAAGTTTTAAATCGTCTTCAAAAAGTAATCGGTTAA
- the cysE gene encoding serine O-acetyltransferase, which yields MFKRLREDIEVVFEQDPAARSYFEVILTYSGLHAVWAHRIAHAFYKKNFFFIARWISQVSRFFTGIEIHPGATIGRRFFIDHGMGVVIGETCEIGDNVTIYQGVTLGGTGKEKGKRHPTIQDNVLIATGAKVLGSITVGENSKIGAGSVVLKEVPAHSTVVGIPGRVVIQNGVKIGQELNHSDLPDPIFDKLKVMEVELDKLKKQLEVKVERKDKNDYSHL from the coding sequence ATGTTTAAGAGGCTTCGGGAAGATATTGAAGTCGTTTTTGAACAGGATCCAGCGGCAAGAAGTTATTTCGAAGTCATTTTGACTTACTCTGGATTACATGCAGTTTGGGCCCATCGAATTGCACATGCTTTTTATAAAAAGAATTTCTTCTTTATTGCACGTTGGATCTCACAAGTTAGTCGTTTCTTTACTGGCATTGAGATTCATCCAGGAGCAACAATTGGTCGTCGTTTTTTCATTGACCATGGAATGGGGGTTGTAATTGGAGAAACGTGCGAAATTGGTGATAATGTAACGATCTACCAAGGAGTTACATTAGGTGGTACAGGTAAAGAAAAGGGAAAGAGGCACCCTACAATTCAAGATAATGTATTAATTGCAACGGGTGCTAAAGTACTAGGTTCTATTACAGTTGGAGAGAACTCTAAAATTGGAGCAGGTTCTGTCGTATTAAAAGAAGTCCCTGCACATTCTACAGTTGTAGGTATACCTGGCCGAGTCGTTATTCAAAATGGAGTAAAGATCGGTCAAGAATTAAATCATTCCGACCTTCCAGACCCAATTTTTGATAAATTAAAGGTCATGGAAGTAGAACTTGATAAATTGAAAAAACAACTTGAAGTAAAGGTAGAAAGGAAGGATAAAAATGACTATTCACATTTATAA
- the cysS gene encoding cysteine--tRNA ligase, whose translation MTIHIYNTLTRQKEEFTPLEENKVKMYVCGPTVYNYIHIGNARPPMVFDTVRRYLEYKGYDVQYVSNFTDVDDKLIKAANELGEDVPTIADRFVEAYFEDVTALGCKHATVHPRVTENMDIIIEFIQELVNKGYAYESEGDVYFRTKEFEGYGKLSHQPIADLRHGARIEVGEKKQDPLDFALWKAAKEGEIFWESPWGQGRPGWHIECSAMARKYLGDTIDIHAGGQDLAFPHHENEIAQSEALTGKTFARYWMHNGYININNEKMSKSLGNFILVHDIIKQYDPQLIRFFMLSVHYRHPINFSEELLQSTNNGLERIKTAYGNLKHRMESSTDLTDHNEKWLADLEKFQTAFEEAMNDDFNTANAITELYNVANHANQYLLEEHTSTVVIEAYVKQLETLFDILGLELAQEELLDEEIEALIQKRIEARKNRDFALSDQIRDDLKDRNIILEDTAQGTRWKRG comes from the coding sequence ATGACTATTCACATTTATAATACGTTAACACGTCAAAAGGAAGAGTTTACTCCATTAGAAGAAAATAAGGTAAAGATGTATGTATGCGGACCTACAGTTTATAACTATATTCACATTGGGAATGCAAGACCACCTATGGTATTTGATACGGTGCGTCGTTATTTAGAATATAAAGGGTACGATGTGCAGTATGTATCTAACTTTACTGACGTAGATGATAAATTAATTAAAGCAGCAAATGAATTAGGTGAAGATGTGCCGACAATTGCGGACCGTTTTGTAGAAGCGTATTTTGAAGATGTAACGGCACTAGGTTGCAAACATGCAACAGTTCACCCGCGTGTAACGGAAAATATGGATATCATTATTGAATTTATTCAAGAACTTGTGAATAAAGGATATGCATATGAATCCGAAGGGGATGTGTACTTTAGAACGAAGGAATTCGAAGGGTACGGTAAATTATCACATCAACCAATTGCGGACTTACGTCACGGCGCGCGTATTGAAGTAGGAGAAAAGAAACAAGACCCTCTTGATTTTGCTTTATGGAAAGCTGCGAAAGAAGGAGAAATCTTCTGGGAAAGCCCTTGGGGTCAAGGTCGCCCAGGCTGGCATATCGAGTGCTCGGCAATGGCGCGTAAATACTTAGGGGATACAATTGATATTCATGCTGGTGGTCAAGACTTGGCATTTCCTCATCATGAGAATGAAATCGCGCAGTCTGAGGCGTTAACAGGAAAAACATTTGCACGTTATTGGATGCACAATGGATATATTAATATTAATAATGAGAAAATGTCTAAGTCACTTGGGAACTTCATTTTAGTTCACGATATTATTAAGCAATATGATCCGCAGTTAATTAGATTCTTTATGCTATCAGTACATTATCGTCACCCAATTAATTTCAGTGAAGAGTTATTACAAAGCACAAATAACGGACTGGAAAGAATTAAAACGGCTTACGGTAATTTAAAACACCGTATGGAAAGTAGTACGGATTTAACAGATCATAATGAGAAATGGTTAGCTGACCTAGAAAAATTCCAAACTGCATTTGAAGAAGCGATGAATGATGACTTCAATACTGCTAATGCAATCACTGAGTTATATAATGTTGCAAATCATGCGAATCAATATTTACTGGAAGAACATACGTCAACAGTGGTAATTGAAGCATATGTAAAACAGCTTGAAACATTATTTGATATTTTAGGATTAGAATTAGCGCAAGAAGAGTTGCTTGATGAAGAAATTGAGGCACTTATTCAAAAACGCATTGAAGCTCGTAAAAATCGTGATTTTGCATTATCGGATCAAATTCGCGATGATTTAAAAGACCGCAACATTATTTTAGAAGATACCGCTCAAGGTACAAGATGGAAAAGAGGATAA